Sequence from the Thalassoglobus sp. JC818 genome:
CTTCTGCGAAATTCAGAACGAAACGGAAGCGAATCGACGGGATCGAAAAACACTTCTTCGCAAACAATCACGATGGGAATTCTTGCGTTTCTCCTGATGGCGGTTCCGTTTCTGGTGTTGATTGTGCTGGGGGCGATGCTTCCGTCGACGGACTTCGACGTGAAGGAGTATCACCTGCAGGGACCGAAGGAATACTTTCTCGCAGGTCGAGTTCAGTTCTTGCCACATAACGTCTACACGAGCTTCCCATTTCTTACTGAAATGCTGTCGCTGTGTGGAATGGTCGTGAAGAACGACTGGGCAACGGGTGGTCTGGTTGGCAAAACCGTCTTGGCTGCTTTTGCGCCCATCACCGCTTGCGGAGTTTTCGCAGTCGGAAAAAGATTCTCCGGTTCTTGGGCTGGGGCGATCGGAGCAGTCTGTTACCTGTCCACGCCCTGGGTGTTTCGCATCTCGACGATTGCTTACACAGAAGGAGCACTTTGCTGCTATGTGGTTCTGACTTTCCTCGTTTTTCTGAAATGGCTCGACTGGACGAAGAGTGAGGAACGTGAAGCTGTCCTTGGAGAGCGTTGGGCCTGCCTAGTCGGGTTTCTCGCGGGGAGCGCGATTTCCACGAAGTATCCGGGACTCGTGCTTGTCGCGATTCCATTTGCCATCGCGATCGGTGTCGTCACTTTCCTGCGAATGCGCAGCTTGAATTTATTGTTTCGCCATGCTGGTTGGTTCAGCCTGGGAGTAGCTGTCAGCTTCGGTCCTTGGGCATTGAAAAACACAGTCGAGACCGGGAACCCAGTTTACCCATTGGTGTATTCAGTCTTTGGAGGAACTGACTGGGGAGAACAACTCGACGAGAAGTGGAAGCACGCGCACGGGCGACCTTCTGCTTTGATCAAGAGTCCGTCGCTGATGGTTTCCGAACTGAAAGCGAATGCGATTGATGTCACGATTCGCAATGATTGGCAATCTCCGCTCTTATTCGGTCTCGCTCCGCTGGCCCTTTTGTTTTGCTATCGACGTTCGGGGATCTGGCTGACGTTCGGCTACTTAGTGTGGATTCTGCTCACCTGGTACACGCTGACACATTTGCTGGACCGGTTTTGGGTGCCGGTCTTACCAATCGCCGCTATTCTGGCTGGAATTGCGGGGCATGAGTTGTGCGTGCGGTTCTCATCGCGTCGGCTTCCCGAGAGTGCTTTGGGGCAAGTCATCCAGCGATTCGGGGTTTCGTGCTTGTGCATCATTTTCGTCGGGACCTTGGTCTTCAATTTGGTCTTCGTCACGGCTGGACTCGCTGGCAATAATGCGTTTCTGACGAGCTACCGATCGATGCAGCAGCTGACCCATTCGGTCCCCATGGCAATCCGTATTGCGGAGGAGTTTGTTGGCCCCGACGACAATGTTTTATTCGTCGGTGAAGCTCAGGTCTTCGACGCGGATTTTGACTTTCAATACAACACAGTCTTCGATCGCAACCTACTCCTGCTGCTGACCACGAAGAACGCGGAAACAGTTCCCAGCGAATCAATTGCGAGTGACTCTGAAGAATGGGACCTGCTGCCTGCTGAAGAGATTCGAGAACGGTTTTCTCAAGAAGGTCTGACGCACGTTCTCGTCAATTGGAATGAGATTCTGCGATACCGGACGACCTACGGTTACACCGATTTTGTGTCTCCGCAGCGAATACAGCAACTTGTCGACGCGGGAGTTTTACAGGAGATCACTTTGCCACCTCAGGTGACTTTGAGAAACTGGGACGCATTGAATGACTCATATCAGGCAGAAGTGGAAAAATGGGGACCGGAACTAAAATCAACTGGTCTCGACGGTGTCTCCCGAGTGAAACTGTATCAACTCTTCAAAGTCCGAGACGATGAAAGTTTGTGACGCTTCCATTGTTGAATTGGTGTGAACAAATTTGGTGATCATCACCAGAAGTAGGTTTCGAGAGGTGCTGCGAAACCATCAAGATGGACTAAACTGTTTGGTGAGGTGTGTGGCTGTGTGCACTCGTGCGACTTCGAGCCATCTCACTCAACCTGCTCAATCAGGAACGCCATGTCCGAAAACTCCATCTGGCCGCAACATGAGATTACTCAAAACCTCGTACGCGAAGTCGCGAACGGGAACGAGACGGCCGTCAACGACTTGCTGGAGCGGCATCGTCAAGCGCTGCGCCGATTGATCCACTTCCGTCTCGATCGCCAAATCGCAGATCGAGTTGATGCCAGCGATGTTGTGCAAGACGTTCTCCTCGAAGCGAGTCGACGCCTGAAAGATTACGTCTCCGATCCGAAGATGCCGTTTCACCTGTGGGTTCGGCAACTCGCCCAAGACCGGATGATCGACTTACACCGTCGACACCATGCTCAGAAACGGTCCGTCGACAAAGAGCAGAGGTTGCAATCGCCGGCATTTGGCGATCGCTCTTCACTCAATCTCGCTGCGCAGCTACGAGATGATCAACTGACTCCCGCCGCGGCGATGATTCGCAAGGAACTCGAAGAACGATTCCTTCAGGCTCTCGAACAGTTGGACGAAAACGAGCGCGAAATCATCGTGATGCGGCACGTGGAGCATCTCGGGAATGGAGAAATTGCCGAAGCACTTGAACTGTCACCGGCAGCGGCAGGCATGCGGTATCTTCGGGCGATCCGCAGACTCAAAGCGGTTCTCACAGCCTCAGATTCGGATTCAGAGTCTGCGTCCGAATCATGACTCAGGAAGAATGACGTTCGCCGTGAAGCGTGATTCTCGTGACCTCCGGCAGGCATCGAATCCGCAGTGGGTGTCGTCCGGCGAGTCCTCGCGAAACGTGCATCATCGAAGGGGGTTCATCGAATAGTCCCGAAGCATATTTCGTGTCGTGTCGACTCGGAGAGTACAGCGGGCCAATGATCGGCAGTTGCACCTGTCCGCCGTGATTGTGCCCCGAAAGCACGAGATTGACTCGCTGTTGCTTGGCTGATGAAAACCGGTCCGGTGTGTGAGCCAACAGCAATTTGAAATCAGCAGCAGTCGAAAATTTCGGCTCCTCACCCATCCAGGGAGTTTCATCTCCCCCGATTTCAAGTCGGCTACCATCGACGTCGAGCATCACGGTACGAGATGAGACATCGACCCAGTTCAGGTCGGTGATCGCCTTTCGGATTGATGCTGGCTCCTGATACCAGTCGTGATTTCCGAGAATGAAGTAGTTGCCCAGTCGTCCCGTCAATTTCCCCAGTGTGTCCGGAATCCAGTCTGTCAGAGGCTGGCTGTCGATCAGGTCTCCGGTAAAGCAAACGAGGTCAACGGAGTCGTTGGAAATGATCTCGCACACTTCCACGAAGAATTCTTTGGTGATCGTTCCGAGAAAGTGCCAGTCGGAAATGTGCAGGATCGTCAGCTCCTCAAGCTCTTCGGGGAGCCCCCCGAGGTGGAATGTTTTCTCGTTAAATTCCACGCGAAGTTGTTCATTCCCCGGCAGACGGGCCAGCCGTTGATATTTCCCTGAGCTCACCAGGGATGAATTCGTCCGGTTGGAAATCTCTTCAACGCGAGACTCAGTAACCACCATCGTTGAAGGGCTCTGTCTCAATTGATATCGAATCGTTTGGACAAGCAGCTTCGCCAGACCGATTGAGCAAAACCCGACAAGCCCCCACATCCACGGATTCAAATTTTCCCAGCTTCCCCCGAAAAGTAGGCCGGGACCTGCGATCCCCAACCAGAAGACGAGAACGACGGGAACGAGCACCACGAAAAAGTCATGCACGATTCGCAGCTTCTGAAGGGTTGAGCAACGTTGCGGGAATGAATGTGTCCAGTTGACATAAGTGACCCACAGAGCAGCATTTCCGATCGAAAGCAGCCCCAACACAATCAGATTGGTCACGCTCCAGAAGACTGATGAGGTCTGGATAGATGTGGCTGCCAGAACACCAGATGTGCAGATGTTGAGCATTTCAGCCAATGTCATAAGGGTTGAGAACAGAGATGGCCACCGCTTGGTGAGTCAACGCGGACGAGTCTATCGCATTCACAAACCTTTGCCTGCCTGAGACGCACAATTTCGACAGCGAATCAGCTAATGTTCACAAGCCACGTAAATTCAGGGTTGGTGATGTTCATGTATCGGGCATCAAATCAAATTCTGCCGTTCTGACTTCTTGAAACTGGATCGAGTGAGGCTAGAGCATGTTCTGATTTTGTGAGTACGATCTCGCACGAGCAAGCACAGCCTTTTAACTTCTGGAACAGTGCAAGCGAGTGCACAGGAAAGAGCAACTTGCTCTAGGCCCGCAATTCCCCAAGACTTTTCCGGTCTGATCGTTTAACATTCGCCGAGCGGAGATCGCCCGATTGTTCTTGTATTGCTGGCGATGTTCGCTCATTTATTCCTGCAACTTCGACGATTTCACAGCCACTCACCCATACTGACAATGTCTCAATCCAACACTCCCCACAACGGCAAACTGTACATTGAAACCGTTGGCTGCCAGATGAACGTTCTGGACAGCGAGCTTGTCGTGGCTGCTCTCAAGCAACAGGGGTACGACCTCTGCGACGATCCGAATTCCGCAGACACGATTCTGTTCAACACGTGCAGTGTCCGCGAGCACGCTGAGCACAAGACCTACAGCTCAGTCGGTCGCTTTAAGTACGGGAAGCGAAAACGCCCCAATCTGGTGATCGGAGTCATCGGCTGCATGGCTCAGCAGGATCAAGACAAGGTCTTCCAGAAAGCTCCGCATGTCGACCTTGTCGTCGGGACCGGTCAGCTTGCTGAAATTCCGACACTCGTCGACGAGGTTCGCAGCACGCGCAAGAAACAACTGGCCGTCTCACTGAAGCGAAAAGAGGGAAGTCGGGACGAAGTCGCTGGCAGCTTCGAAAGCTACGATCCGCTCCGAGATCCGACAATGCGTCCCAGCCCGTGGCAGGCGTTTGTAAGAATTATGATCGGCTGCGACAAATTCTGCACGTATTGCGTGGTGCCGAACACCCGCGGTCCGGAGCAGTCGCGATCGCCTGTTCAGATTCTTTCAGAGGTGAAGACACTCGCCAATCAGGGGGTGAAGGAGATCACGTTTCTCGGGCAAACGGTCAATTCCTACTCACACACCGAAGGGGGCAAGACCTATCGCCTGAGCGATCTCATCGCCCTCGTGCACGACACTCCCGGAATCGAGCGGATTAAGTTTGTCACGAACTATCCGAAAGACATGACGGTCGATCTGCTGGAAGCAATCCGCGACCTTCCGAAAGTCTCTCGCTACTTGCATGTCCCTCTACAGCATGGTTGTGATTCGCAGCTGAAGCTGATGAAACGAGGATATACGGTTGCAGACTACCGAGAAATGATGGGGCGCATCCGTGAGTATCTCCCGGACTGTTCCGTCTCCAGCGACTTCATTGTCGGATTCTGTCAGGAGACAGAAGAGGCATTCCAGAAGTGCCTCGACTCCGTCAACGAGTTTCGCTTCAAGAACAGCTTTATTTTCAAGTACAGCCCTCGGCCTGGAACCAAGGCGTTTGCTCTGTACGAAGACGACGTCCCAGAACTGGTCAAAAAACGACGTAACAACGAACTTCTCAAGCTGCAAAACGAAATCAGTGGTGAAGACAACGCTGAGTTCATCGGTCGTAAAGTGGAAGTCCTCGTAGAAGGTCCGAGCAAGTGGGCCAACAAGGAAACTCGAAAAACGGAGGATTCCTCCTCAACGCAAAACCTTCCAGGGTGGCACGGCGGTGCGGAACCTGTTGGAGGTTCAGAAGCAGCCAAAGAGCCAGAACTAATCCAGCTGGGGAGTGACTCTCCTAAGGAAACGATCTCGGAGCCGACTCAACAACAGCTCGTCGGTCGAACAAAATGTGATCGCATCGTCGTCTTTGAAGGGAACCCGAGGTTGTCGGGAACTTTGGCGGACATCGAAGTCTATGATGTCACGCAGACAACTCTTCTCGGTGAAATCGTCACACACCATCTTCAGCCCGGGTCATCACCCCTCTTGCCGATCCTGGGATGATCGATTTGCAACACACTTGAGTGATCTGAAATCATCTCGCGGCTGTGGTTGCGGGCATGAGATTTCGGACAGGTGTAAACAGTTGTTTCCACAATGAGTTACCGACGTTTGGCGCGTTCTAAATTAGTCGTCGTCCCATTCTGTGAAAGATTTCGACAGACATTCGCGGGTTTCCGATGATGCGTTTTTGCATCATCGTGTTGCAACGCTCTCGACAAACACTCCCTTATTGATGTCCATTGTCATGAATGTTCTCTGTCGTCTGGACGAGATAGTCCACTGCTTCGCATGACACGACAGGAAAAATTCACACCCCGTACCGGTTTTCGAATGAGCAAGTTTGTCGTGTTGCTTTTTTCGGACGACGACCTGTGAAGAAGAGAAACTGGCCGCTCGACGACATAAATTCCTACGATTCTCGTTCGTGGAAATTTCTGAATTCAGAATTTTCTGCCCGCCATGCAGCTAACTTCAAAGTAGCCTTCTGGAGACTTGGATAACGTATGAGATCAGCCAGTGCTGATGTCTTCGTGGACAAGAAGGGCGTACCCAGAGGTTAAGATGAAAGCACTGGTTGTCAGCGACGATGTTGGAAGTGCAACCCAACTTCATGAAGTCTTAAACGCAAACAGGCGGATTAAGGAGTGTGTCACGCGACCTTGGCGGACGCTCCACGAGGTGCCGAGCGAGCAGGGTGATCAGTATCACATTGTTTTTGCGGTCATCGATCAAAACTCACAATCTGCCGGGCAACAGCTTCAAAGCGTGCGCAAGAAGTTTGATTCTTTCTTGGTCGTCGTCGGTCACGCTGACTCTTCAGAGGACGTTATCAGATTGCTCCATCAAGGAGCTGATGACTTCGTCGATCTCCGAAGAGATATGTCATCCCAGATCACTGAGTTGATCTCTTCGGCAAAGACGCGAATCGGAATTGACTCGACACCACAAAATGTGATCGGAGTTGTCGGCGCAGTTGGAGGATGTGGAACAACAACTTTTGCTGTGAATCTCGCTGCCGGCATTGCACAAAATCGGCAGCGCTGTGCGCTTCTTGATTTCGTCTGCCAGCAGGGTGATGTCGGTCGATTCCTGGGGATCAACTCGAATCACTCGCTCCAGGAACTTTGTGCGAACTCGTCCTTTGTCGATGGGACGATGCTCGAACGGTCAATGTCCAAGTCGTGTGCCGGGCTCGAAGTTCTTCCATCGGTCGGACACTACGGTGATCGAAGTCAACCTGATGTGTCAGACCTGAGACATCTCATTTCTGTCGCATTGGAAAAGCATGACGACATAGTGATCGATCTCGGATCGTGCCGCGAAGTGCAGGGGTATTCAAGCATCCTCGAGCAAACGACAACCATTCTCTTAACTGTGCGTCCAGACTTTTCTTCGGTCTGTCGAGCAAGAAACGCCTTGGACTATTTTAAGACACTCGGATTAAACGACGAGACCATTGAAATCGTCTGTTCGCGAATGGGAATGCCGGGCCATCTTGAGCAAAAACAAGCTGAGAAAATTCTGGGACGGCCCATTTCGCACACGCTCCCTGAAGAGATTTCTCAGGTCAATCATGCGATCAATTGTGGCGTTGCGCTCGTGATGGAGTCGCCGAAGTGTAAATACAGTCGGGCACTAAATCGGATTACACATAGCCTGCTCGAACGCAACCAGAGTGAGAAGACCCAAGACAAGAAAGCGGCAACTGCTCGAGAGACTGTGGGGCTTGCTCAACGAGGTGTTCAGTTAATTAAACAGACAATGGGTTGTTTCTATCTCTAAGGGGCAGTCGATGTCGAATTGCTGAACAGTGTGAATTGAAGGAACTCCTTAAGGCGACCGCAACGGTCACTGAATTCCGTTGACTAGAGGGTAATCATGAGTGCCGGCCAAAAGACTGCAAATCATCCTGGAAGTGGTTCGAGTGATGCGAATCGCTCTCGCTTCCTGGCGATCAAAAAGGACATTCACAAGCACTTGATCGAAGCCCTCGATTTCGATTCGATCAGTGGGCTGAACGATTACGAGATGCGTCGGCAACTTCGAGTCGGGATCGAAGACCTCTGCCGCTTCCGCGGAGATGTGCTTTCTCACGAAGATCAAAAACGGCTCGTTGAAGAAGTCATCGACGAAACGCTTGGATTGGGGCCACTGGAACCACTGTTGCGTGATCCGACAATCAGCGACATTCTCATTGATGGCCCGGAAAAAGTTTACATCGAACGACGAGGGCAACTCGAAGACACGAACGTTCGATTTCATGACGAAGATCATCTCATCGAAATTGTTCAGAGAATTGCGAGCAAAGTCGGCCGCCGTCTCGATGAGTCCAGCCCGATGGTTGATGCACGTCTGTCCGATGGAAGTCGCGTCAACGCCGTGATTCGACCGTTGGCTCTGGCAGGTGCACTCGTTTCCATCCGTCGCTTTGGAAATCGTCCGCTTGAAATTCAAGACTTGATCGCCCGCGGTGCGATGACCAAAGAGATGAGCAGGTTCCTCATGGCCTGCGTTCGTTCGCGTCTGAACGTCGTTGTTTCTGGGGGAACCGGCAGCGGAAAGTCCACGCTTCTCAATGTTCTCTCAGGGTTCATCCCGACACGTGAGCGAATTGTCACGATCGAAGATGCTGCAGAGCTTCAGCTCGATCAACCTCGTGTGGCCCGGATGGAAACTCGACCACCCAATCTCGAGGGAAAAGGCGAGATCACTGCTCGTGAGCTTCTGAAAAACTCTCTTCGAATGCGACCAGATCGAATCATCATCGGAGAATGTCGAGGAGTCGAAGCGTTCGACATGCTTCAAGCGATGACGACCGGGCACTCAGGAAGCTTGACGACAATACACGCAAACTCGGCTCGCGACTCATTTCGCCGACTTGAGATGCTCGTTGGGATGGCCGGGTTTGATCTTCCTTCCTGGCTGATCAACGAGCTCATCGGATCTGCAATTCAGATCGTCGTGCACTGCGAGCGACTTTCAAATGGTGAGCGAAAAGTGACTCAAATTACAGAGCTCACCGGAACGAACGGAAGCGTGATTGAATCACATGACATCTTCACCTTCCGAAAAACTGGCGTCTCGGCTGATGGAGCGGTCACTGGAGTGTTTAGTGCAACCGGCATTCGTCCACGTTGCCTGGAGCAACTCAGAGTTGCCGGCTCGGAACTCTCACATGAAATGTTTGAAGAAAAAGAACTCCACCCCGAACGTATTGATCGCGTCGCTGCGATTGTCTGAGATCTGACATGGATATTTCCTCAATTTTCAGCTCCCCCCCAGCGATTGCTGCCGGACTGTCCATCATCGCTGTTGTCATGTTGATTGCGGACATGTTTTCGTCCAGTCGAAAACGTATCGATCAGCGGGTCATCGAACAGCAGCGAAAACTGGTCCGCGAGCAGGTCAGTAAGTCACGGTTGTTCAAGGAGTGGAAAGCTGGCGGCGCGAGTGCCGGGGAAGAGTTCAATCCGAACTTTCAACAGAGACTCGAGTTGTATCTCGAGCAATCAGGGCTGCGGTTAACGGTGACGGATGTCTGCCGTCGATCGGTTCTCTTCGCAACGGTTGCTGGCGTGTTACCTGCGCTCTACTGCCATTACTCGATTACATTCGGGGCGATGTTAACGGGAGCGGTGATTCCATGGATTCACGTTGTGATTTCCCATCGTAAACGTATGCAGAAGCTCTCTGAACAGCTTCCCGAAGTTTTCGATTTCATGCGACGCTCCGTCCAGGCTGGGCAAACCATTCAAAACGCTTTGCAGATTGTGGCAAAGCAAACGAGCTCGCCTGTTTCGGATGAACTGACGTACTGCTGCGAACAGCAGAATCTCGGTTTGCCTTACGAGTTGACTCTGCGTGATATGGCCCAACGGACGGGCGTCGTCGAGTTTCAGCTCTTCTCTGTCGCGCTGCTGATGCAACGTCAAGCCGGTGGAGACCCGACAGAAGTCCTCGAGAACTTGGCAGAGCTTTCTCGAAAACGCGGAAAGCTTGCCATGAAGATTAAGGCGATCACAGGTGAAGGACGCATGCAGGCCAATGTGCTGTCGCTCATGCCGTTCGGTGCGTTTGTCGGAATTTATCTGCTCGACCGTCAGTACGCGAGCATTTTGTTGAACTATCCGTACCTGTTGGTCGGCCTGATCGTTGCCATTGCTACAGGAATTTTGTGGATTCGAAAGATCATTAACTTCGAGTACTAAATCGACGTGTTCACGAACTAGTAAAACTAAAGACCCAGGTCATAGCGACTGTGTCAGTCGTCTTGATGAACGATGTCCGCGACAGACTTTGTCGATTCCACATCCAGAAACAAACAAGACAGTGTTTTGGTTCACTACCTCCAGGTGAGATCATGTTTCCTAGCCAGATCGTCAGTTCAATGGTCGCCTTCTGCGGTTTCGCAGGAGTGGTCTATGCGGTCTCGCATTTGTTCTTCAATAGTGACCATCGGACGCAACGGCGCGTTGAAGAAGCCTCTCGGCGTTTTAACCCGAATCAAGTTTCCGAGTCAAAACTCAAGAAGTTTGTGAAGTCGACCGTCGGAAGTGTTGCTTCCAAGCTTCCGGCCGGCAGTGAAATGTCGCTGAATGGAACCGTCAGCCAATTGGAAAGCAGGCTGAGACACGCAGGGTTCTATGGACGGCAGGCACAAGCTTACTACTTCATGGTGACGATTGGATTGACAGTGCTTCCAACTGTGATTGCGTTGTCGCTTTTGGCCTTCCGTCTCATCGGTGCTGAACTAGCCTTCTGGATTTCACTGATCGGCGGGGGAATCGGAATGCTGGCTCCAGGGTTTTGGCTCGATCGAAAAAAGACGAAACGGCACCTCACGCTACTTAAGGGTCTTCCCGATTTTCTGGACTTAATGATTACATGTCTGACCAGTGGGTTAAGTTTAGAATCTGCTCTTCAAAGAGTTTCCTCGGAAATTGGAAATGCGCACCCGGTGCTGTCACACGAGATGGCCCGTGTTCGCAGTGAGATCAATCTTGGAGCGTCAGTTGATCAGGCACTCATGAGTTTTGCTCATCGGAGTGATTGCGACGAGATCCTTTCTCTGGCGACTCTTTGTCAGCAAACCAGACAGTATGGAACCCGAATCTCTGATGCTTTTCGGTCCCATGCGGACTTGCTTCGAACCAAACGCGAAATGAGGGCTGAAGAACGTGCTCAGAAAGCAGTTGTCAAAATTCTGATCCCAACATTGCTCCTCATTTTTCCTTCGGTGTTTGTTGTGCTCGCAGGACCAGCTGCCATTCAGATTTGGGAATACTTCGGAAATCAATAATGCAAAACGTGAAGTGGTCTTCGTCCGGTTGCATAACCATCGAAGATCAGGACAAGCGAGCTTGAAATGCGATCCTGTTCAACAAATAGGAAATCTGAAAATCGGCGAAGCGGGGCCGCGGCGGTCGAGTTTGCAATCGTCCTACCAATCATCCTGACATTCTTTCTGGGATGTGTTGATTATGGACGCGCGCTTCACTGGTCAATCGCTGTGTCGAACGCAGCAGACACCGGGACGTATTATGCAGCGACGCACCGCGTTTCACCCATCACCATTCAAGACTGGGAAGCAAAGATACGGACGATCGTGATTGATGAACTTGACGATCATCCGCAGTTCACCGCCGACGATCTCGACATTCAGATTACCTCAGTCACAGAAGTCGACGGCAATCTCCTGGTGACAGTTTCGGCCAACTATCAGTTTCGAACGATCGTTTCTTGGCCCACGATCCCGAACACAATTCCGCTCAAAGCGACTGTGACTTACCGGCAGTTTCAGTAGGGAGATGAGGTGATGGACGTGACAAGACGAATCCCACGCTCAGCATCTCTCTCGAAGAGGTCAGGAGCAACAATCGTTGAAACCGCTTTTGTGTTGCCGGTTCTGCTGTTCATTTTGATATCAGCCATCGATTTTTCGCTGATTGTTTTGAACAACAACTCTCTCGCGGAAGCAGCTCGACGACTCTCGCGAACAGCCTCAGTGCGAGGAGAGAATGCTGAGCCGGAATTCAGTATGTGGGGGCCCAACACATTCAACGAGAATGCCAGCGAGCAGACGGAGATCTGTGAGATTGTTCGCGAAGCAGCTGTCTGTATTCCTCCCGAAAAGATCAATGTACAGGTGGAATGGCCGGATGGATCGTGCCGCATCAATGACCGTGTGAGCGTTTCGTTGCGCTATTCGCATCAACCCTTTTTAAGTTTCACTGGGAAGACTTTCCTGCTTCAAGCGTCGTCCGACGTAAGAATCCGACACTAACTCGGTTGTTGCAGTCCTGCAAAAATATTGAAGTCGCTTTTCAATCCTGAATGAACTGGTCAGCGAGATAGAATTCGAATGAACTTAACAGTGTTGTTGTCATGAATAATTCGTCCAAACAATCCACTGCCAGTACAACTCCTTCCCGCTCCGGCAAGGCTTTGATCTTCGTCTTGTTGACGATGCCGATGATTCTGGGGATCGTTGGATTGGTGGTGGATGGTTCGTTCATCATGTATGAGTATCGCGAAACTCAGCATGCGGCCGATGCTGGTGCGACTGCTGCCGCATTGTCGTACATACAGAATGAAAATGCACAGATTGCCCGGCAGAGTGCTGTCGATATGGTGCAGCAGATT
This genomic interval carries:
- a CDS encoding phospholipid carrier-dependent glycosyltransferase, with protein sequence MTENVQTEFTAGDRESSFQRWLPGICLIWIVVFWSRFLLSDLPNLSDPKDPTLRLDVLLNLPGIAWEAMFSPPAPGIESGLKYLSERVGVIVPALGILVSALAFGRLLLRSLGLISQLKPVERFGISAGAGLSVVSLLTLGLGWFGLLSRGLFFVALGLPILFEAYFLLRNSERNGSESTGSKNTSSQTITMGILAFLLMAVPFLVLIVLGAMLPSTDFDVKEYHLQGPKEYFLAGRVQFLPHNVYTSFPFLTEMLSLCGMVVKNDWATGGLVGKTVLAAFAPITACGVFAVGKRFSGSWAGAIGAVCYLSTPWVFRISTIAYTEGALCCYVVLTFLVFLKWLDWTKSEEREAVLGERWACLVGFLAGSAISTKYPGLVLVAIPFAIAIGVVTFLRMRSLNLLFRHAGWFSLGVAVSFGPWALKNTVETGNPVYPLVYSVFGGTDWGEQLDEKWKHAHGRPSALIKSPSLMVSELKANAIDVTIRNDWQSPLLFGLAPLALLFCYRRSGIWLTFGYLVWILLTWYTLTHLLDRFWVPVLPIAAILAGIAGHELCVRFSSRRLPESALGQVIQRFGVSCLCIIFVGTLVFNLVFVTAGLAGNNAFLTSYRSMQQLTHSVPMAIRIAEEFVGPDDNVLFVGEAQVFDADFDFQYNTVFDRNLLLLLTTKNAETVPSESIASDSEEWDLLPAEEIRERFSQEGLTHVLVNWNEILRYRTTYGYTDFVSPQRIQQLVDAGVLQEITLPPQVTLRNWDALNDSYQAEVEKWGPELKSTGLDGVSRVKLYQLFKVRDDESL
- the miaB gene encoding tRNA (N6-isopentenyl adenosine(37)-C2)-methylthiotransferase MiaB, producing the protein MSQSNTPHNGKLYIETVGCQMNVLDSELVVAALKQQGYDLCDDPNSADTILFNTCSVREHAEHKTYSSVGRFKYGKRKRPNLVIGVIGCMAQQDQDKVFQKAPHVDLVVGTGQLAEIPTLVDEVRSTRKKQLAVSLKRKEGSRDEVAGSFESYDPLRDPTMRPSPWQAFVRIMIGCDKFCTYCVVPNTRGPEQSRSPVQILSEVKTLANQGVKEITFLGQTVNSYSHTEGGKTYRLSDLIALVHDTPGIERIKFVTNYPKDMTVDLLEAIRDLPKVSRYLHVPLQHGCDSQLKLMKRGYTVADYREMMGRIREYLPDCSVSSDFIVGFCQETEEAFQKCLDSVNEFRFKNSFIFKYSPRPGTKAFALYEDDVPELVKKRRNNELLKLQNEISGEDNAEFIGRKVEVLVEGPSKWANKETRKTEDSSSTQNLPGWHGGAEPVGGSEAAKEPELIQLGSDSPKETISEPTQQQLVGRTKCDRIVVFEGNPRLSGTLADIEVYDVTQTTLLGEIVTHHLQPGSSPLLPILG
- a CDS encoding metallophosphoesterase translates to MLNICTSGVLAATSIQTSSVFWSVTNLIVLGLLSIGNAALWVTYVNWTHSFPQRCSTLQKLRIVHDFFVVLVPVVLVFWLGIAGPGLLFGGSWENLNPWMWGLVGFCSIGLAKLLVQTIRYQLRQSPSTMVVTESRVEEISNRTNSSLVSSGKYQRLARLPGNEQLRVEFNEKTFHLGGLPEELEELTILHISDWHFLGTITKEFFVEVCEIISNDSVDLVCFTGDLIDSQPLTDWIPDTLGKLTGRLGNYFILGNHDWYQEPASIRKAITDLNWVDVSSRTVMLDVDGSRLEIGGDETPWMGEEPKFSTAADFKLLLAHTPDRFSSAKQQRVNLVLSGHNHGGQVQLPIIGPLYSPSRHDTKYASGLFDEPPSMMHVSRGLAGRHPLRIRCLPEVTRITLHGERHSS
- a CDS encoding CpaF family protein; this translates as MSAGQKTANHPGSGSSDANRSRFLAIKKDIHKHLIEALDFDSISGLNDYEMRRQLRVGIEDLCRFRGDVLSHEDQKRLVEEVIDETLGLGPLEPLLRDPTISDILIDGPEKVYIERRGQLEDTNVRFHDEDHLIEIVQRIASKVGRRLDESSPMVDARLSDGSRVNAVIRPLALAGALVSIRRFGNRPLEIQDLIARGAMTKEMSRFLMACVRSRLNVVVSGGTGSGKSTLLNVLSGFIPTRERIVTIEDAAELQLDQPRVARMETRPPNLEGKGEITARELLKNSLRMRPDRIIIGECRGVEAFDMLQAMTTGHSGSLTTIHANSARDSFRRLEMLVGMAGFDLPSWLINELIGSAIQIVVHCERLSNGERKVTQITELTGTNGSVIESHDIFTFRKTGVSADGAVTGVFSATGIRPRCLEQLRVAGSELSHEMFEEKELHPERIDRVAAIV
- a CDS encoding sigma-70 family RNA polymerase sigma factor — protein: MSENSIWPQHEITQNLVREVANGNETAVNDLLERHRQALRRLIHFRLDRQIADRVDASDVVQDVLLEASRRLKDYVSDPKMPFHLWVRQLAQDRMIDLHRRHHAQKRSVDKEQRLQSPAFGDRSSLNLAAQLRDDQLTPAAAMIRKELEERFLQALEQLDENEREIIVMRHVEHLGNGEIAEALELSPAAAGMRYLRAIRRLKAVLTASDSDSESASES
- a CDS encoding type II secretion system F family protein, which produces MDISSIFSSPPAIAAGLSIIAVVMLIADMFSSSRKRIDQRVIEQQRKLVREQVSKSRLFKEWKAGGASAGEEFNPNFQQRLELYLEQSGLRLTVTDVCRRSVLFATVAGVLPALYCHYSITFGAMLTGAVIPWIHVVISHRKRMQKLSEQLPEVFDFMRRSVQAGQTIQNALQIVAKQTSSPVSDELTYCCEQQNLGLPYELTLRDMAQRTGVVEFQLFSVALLMQRQAGGDPTEVLENLAELSRKRGKLAMKIKAITGEGRMQANVLSLMPFGAFVGIYLLDRQYASILLNYPYLLVGLIVAIATGILWIRKIINFEY